A segment of the Triticum dicoccoides isolate Atlit2015 ecotype Zavitan unplaced genomic scaffold, WEW_v2.0 scaffold64111, whole genome shotgun sequence genome:
CCTCCTGGCTTACATATACTATATATAGTTTTATTCCCTAACAGAAGTATATCTGTAATGTTTAGGACGTACAGGACGGATGAGTTATTCAATATAAGGAATCCATCTGATCTGATGATCAAGGCTCATCGAGGAGTGTACATACCGTACAGTGATGAGCTTGGAGTCCGTTCATGTTGAACCTCGCTGATTGGCTGGCTGGCTCATTTATCCAATACTGTAACGGGCGGGCTGCTGGCGGCGTCATTGCACTTTTTTTTCACGGCGTCATTGCACTTGCCGTCATGATGAGCAGAGTACTTGATATTGGTGTGCTCTTCGTGCTCGAACTCGCCATGCATATGCATATGGGGGGCACAGCCACGGCAGCCATAACCGTAACCATCGCCGCCACAAGTACAACCGTCGTCGTATCCTCCGTGCCCATGCCTGTACCCATGTCCTCCTCCTCCGTGATGTTTGCGCATGTGGTGCTGGTACGCTCCATAGGCGGTAGCAGCTCCGGCGGCTAGCCACCCCGCGCTCACGTGCGGCTTCTGCTGCGGCGGCCCTCCGTAGGCGTTGCTGACCCCAtgaccgccgccgcctcctcctccccctgaatCGATCCATGAATCAGCATAACAACTGAGTAAGTGGTATGAGTAGTGTGTGTCGAGCTGCTACATGCATCATAAGTATCTATCGTACCTGCAGTCGGAAATGAACTGGGAGGATATCCGcccccaccgccaccgccaccgccgtagTAGCTATAGCTACCAGCACCAGCTCCACGACCAAACTGAGGAGAAGGGTACCCACCACGACCGCCGCCATGATAATACGGCGGCTGTGGTGGGTGGTATCTGCCGCCGCCGTATGCCCCAGCAGGTTCATCCCAAATACCATCGGGCTCGGGGTAGCCGTAGCCGTAGCCGTACCCACCAGAACCACCTCCACCATACCCATAGCCATAGCGATACGCCGGCGGGGGCTTTGGAGGGCCGCCGTATGCCGGTGGTGCTGGGTATGCATACACGTATTGTTCCGCATACTGATGTGTCAGAGATGGTAGCTCCTGCTGCGGCTTGGCGCAAGAGTCGGCCCGCGAGGCAGGAGCACCAATATTGCCACCATTACCACCATTAGCAGTGTTCGTGCCACCAGCGCCACCAATTGATGATCCGAAGTGTATATCCTTTCCCATTGCAGGCATCATCTCGATCTGTGACCAAATTAGATGGAGGCAATAtaattttttaatatatatatatatatatatatatatatatatatatatagtgtgtgtgtgtgtgtgtgtataccgCGTACCTACGTGGACTACATCGCGATCCGCGCACAACTACATGCAGTAGAATGAAGCAACATGATCACTAATCAACGTGCAATGGTACGCCGCTTATACGTAGAACAACACATATTTACATACGTATGTGTATGCAAATATATAAACTGATTACCCATGCACAATATTACAATAAAATACAATAATAGTAATCATTATCTTCAATTTACTTAAACAAACAGTCACCATGCATGCACATGCATCGGAAAAGCCATGGAATGAGCGAATGAAGATCGAAATAAGCCTGTGGTACCTTGTTGTATCGATGGAGAGAGGAGAGCTTCTTTCTTTCTTCCGGGGAAGCAGAAGCTGTTGTGCCATGGAAGACGGACTGCCCAGCTATTTATAGGCCAAGAAGCCAGCGTTTATGCCGTGACTCCTTGGGCGAGATCACCTTACTCTCTAAACAAACCCGATATGGACAGAAACTCATATATACTATACGCACAT
Coding sequences within it:
- the LOC119347337 gene encoding glycine-rich cell wall structural protein 1.0-like: MMPAMGKDIHFGSSIGGAGGTNTANGGNGGNIGAPASRADSCAKPQQELPSLTHQYAEQYVYAYPAPPAYGGPPKPPPAYRYGYGYGGGGSGGYGYGYGYPEPDGIWDEPAGAYGGGRYHPPQPPYYHGGGRGGYPSPQFGRGAGAGSYSYYGGGGGGGGGYPPSSFPTAGGGGGGGGHGVSNAYGGPPQQKPHVSAGWLAAGAATAYGAYQHHMRKHHGGGGHGYRHGHGGYDDGCTCGGDGYGYGCRGCAPHMHMHGEFEHEEHTNIKYSAHHDGKCNDAVKKKCNDAASSPPVTVLDK